A stretch of DNA from Pongo abelii isolate AG06213 chromosome 10, NHGRI_mPonAbe1-v2.0_pri, whole genome shotgun sequence:
tcagcctcccaaagtgctggaattacaggcatgagccaccacacccagcctctgttctttaaagaggaaaatatgACAAGGCTGGGGGCCAGGGGCCAAGGAAAGGCTAGGTGGGCAAGCAGAGGAGTGGGCTCATTTCCTCTGAGAACAAAATTAGTTCAGTTTGCAGCAAGAAGAGGTCCAGTTAGACTGAAAAAGGAACTTCCTGAGAGCATGACCAGGAAGTCCTTCTCTAATAGCAGGGCACTGGGAGCGAGAGGCCATGGGAAACATGCAGTCCTCCTCCTCCATCATTTCACAACTGACTGGGGCCCTCAGAAGAGAAGGGTCTGGGAGGGCTCCTCCATGCCACTTCTCAGCATTTACCACCTTGAGGACCTGGGGAGAACCCTGCCTGGATGGAATGGGGCAGTGGTGGGACCAACTTGCCCTGAGGCTAAGGAGAGCCAGATGACCCTCAAGACAATCCCACGTGTCCTTTGAGGACACTGAGAGCCAGCCTGGCCACCAGGAAGTTAATCATTGACATGCACCTGCCCTGTGCCAGGCCAGCTATCATCTCATCATTGGTACAACGCTATAAGGGAAATTTTGTGGTTCCCCCTACTGTGAGTGGCAAATTCCGGCTCAACAGTCAATTGATCCAAGTCACAGAACCAATAAGTCATTTCCAGTCCTTCCACAGTCCTCCAGAATCCATTTTCTTATGCCATTTCacagaaggagaaactgaggccaaatTAAATAGTCCCATGGCAAGTCAGAGGCCTCCAAAGTGTCTGCTTCCAAAGCTCTTTTCACTGTCCTCTAGAGACTCTGCATTGGACAACAACAGGAGGGATTGAGGTTACACCCTAGAGAGACCCAAGGGTTCTGACCTGATGTCTTGGACCCAGGGGTGGGGGTTCAGGGCCTGGAGAAAGAGCGTGGGAGCTGAGAGCTGTCACTGTTCCACCCAGTGCAGTGCCCAGCCCCAGAAGGCAGGGTGTAGGGTACAGGGTGACAAAACTCAAGGAGAAATCCAGTGCTGGGTGCGGCCCAGTTATGAAATCACCTCTTTACTCAGCCCCAAGTTCTCTCCTTACCCAAGGCAGGGTCTGCTGAGACCATGGGCAGCCTACATGGGTGTGGAGGCATTGTCCAACACAGCTCCAGGGccctcacccccacctccatAGGATGTGCAGGGAGCAAACCAACAGGGCAAACCTGAGGCCTGAAAGGCAGTGGGGAATAGACAAGGGTTAGGGAAAGAGGTAGATGCTGGACTCATAGCGGAAAGGGGCACACTAGGACCGTCCCCCAGACCCAAGTCCCTCTACCCTGTCCCTGGGAGCCATTTGACCTCAGGAAGAAAGACCACAGGCCTCTCATTGCACCAGGGTCTGATGGTCTAGAGAGAGAGGCAGGTGTTCCTGCTAACTGGCCCAAAGCTTCCTGAGGCAGTTGAAATCTCTTCCCTTCTTGTTCTTCGGAAAACAGAAATTCCGGATCTCAGCATTCTTTTCCTCTCATACTGCAGGCTCCCAACCTCAGGCCCCAATCTAATGGGCTACAGAGTCAGTTTTGCTACCTCTGGTGGGGGGACCACGGGCATCCTGGGGGATCATGGGCTGCCTTTGGGCCAGGGCCCAGGAAGAAGGGATCAGTCATTCCAGCTAAGGTGTCTGGCAAGCCCAGGTGTTCTGGTTCCCAGCCCAGAGGCCCCCTGGTGCCTCCACTGCAGGTGGACAGGAAGATGGAGCCAGAGAGGAGAGTGTGCTCAGTATTCCCCTACCTGCCTCTTTGTCCCCAGCTCAGCAACAGCACGACGGCTGGCCAGGCGGTAACTGTGGAGCTCTTCCTGACACTGCAGCTGGTGCTCTGCATCTTTGCCTCCACCGATGAGCGCCGCGGAGAGAACCCGAGCACCCCTGCTCTCTCCATAGGCTTCTCTGTGGCCCTGGGCCACCTCCTTGGGGTAGGTCATGGCCATGGGTTCCAGCCTCCCTGGaggaacagacacacagaccactccagagacagacacagagacccCAAGAGGGACACATACACAGAACTCTCAAGAGGAACAGACACCCCAGAGGTTTGACTCCCAGATACCCCAGAGGGACAGATATCACTCCAGCCCATCTGTAAATAAAACATGAAGTTAATTGTCCATCACGTGGGTTCCCTTTAGGCTGAGGTCAAGCACTGCAGCGCGGGACAAGGACTTCCTGCCCTGTCCTCACCTCCCTTCTCTGTGATGCCCTCCTCCCACTGCAGATCCATTACACCGGCTGCTCTATGAATCCTGCCCGCTCCCTGGCTCCAGCTGTCGTCACCGGCAAATTTGATGACCACTGGGTAATGGCTGAAACCCTCTGCCCTCCCCTTCCCTAGAAACCCATTTTAGAGGGAGAACAAGAGCTGGAATAGCATGGGATGGGGGCTCAGCAGCGGTACCCCAAACCCTCCACACTCCTCCTGGTCCTGGGGAGCCTTGGGTTCCACCCCTCAGATCTGATGCCAAagactcagtttccacatctgtgaatGAGGATGACAACAGCTTACCTCACTGGCTTCTTGGGGACAGTAAGTGAGGTTACCGGTGTAACCCAGATAATGCAGTGTCTGGCACTTAAAACTCTGTAAGTGGTAGTATTTAGCACTTATCTGGTGCTTAGTATGTGGTGAGCCTTGTTCTGAGTGCTTTGCAAACATTAACTCAGTTTTCACAACCACCCTAGGAGATAGACATTCTTAGAGTgaaaggcacagagagggtaagtaacttgTCGAAGTGCACACAGCACTTAAGTGGTGGAATCAGGATTCACACACAGGCAGTGGCTTCAGAATTCGCACCCTTAACCCCGCACTGACAATCCTTCCCCAGCAGCTGGCGTTGTCGTCGCTAATTACATAAATAAGCATTTTACTAGATTAATGGCGGGGAGGAAGGGTGCGGCCGCAGAGTGTGTCGCCGGGGCCTGTGGGCTCCGCGTGCGGGTGCAGGCGCGGGTGCCAAGCCGCCCTCTCCGCTCGCCCCCAGGTCTTCTGGATCGGACCCCTGGTGGGCGCCATCCTGGGCTCCCTCCTCTACAACTACGTGCTGTTTCCGCCAGCCAAGAGCCTGTCGGAGCGCCTGGCAGTGCTGAAGGGCCTGGAGCCGGACACCGACTGGGAGGACCGCGAGGTGCGACGGCGGCAGTCGGTGGAGCTGCACTCGCCGCAGAGCCTGCCACGGGGCACCAAGGCCTGAGGGCCGCCAGCGGCCTCTACGGCCCCGACGGACGCTTGCGAGGCCCGAGGCAGAAGGGCCCACCCCGTCCCTCCTCTCCCCCAGGTCTGAAGTTGGCCCCCCAGCGCAGAGTAGCTGCTTCCTGGACGTGCGCGCCGAGGCCAGTGCTGTGAGCAGGCGGGGAGGAGGCTGCGGGAGGAAGCCCTGAGCCTGGCGGGTCCCCTGCCCTGAGGCTGTGAGCAGCCAGTGGTGGCTCCTTCAGCCTTTTGCAGGGAACTGGGAACTTAGGGGACTgagctggggagggaggcaggtgggTGGTAAGAGGGAAACTCTGGAGAGCCTGCACCCAGGTACTGAGTGGGGAGTGTACAGACCCCTGCCTTGGGGGTTCTGGGAATGGTGCAACTGGTTTTACTAGTGTGCAGGTGTGTTCATCCTTGAGTTTTCCTTTGTCCTCACATGCAGGGTTGTGCATGCCCCGAGTGTGAACAGGTTTGCCTACATTGGTGCAAGTGTGCACGGCTGGGACTTCTCACTTCCCCTTGCACCCTTTCCTCCCCAACCTGCAATAAATCCACTTCTCCTGCGGTGGATGAGTGTGGGTGCCAGTCATCctcaggagaaggggaagggaaggaggccaCTTTGAGAGGGCTGAAGGGAGGGTCTTGATTTCCAGCCGCAATCTGGCTCCTCCTGGAAAATTTCCCCCACCTGCAGCGCTGGGCCCCAAGGCTTGCCAAGATTCATTGCTGGAGGTAGAGAGGTGTCAACCAGAGAACAGCTCCCCTAGAAATGGCCTCTGGAAAAAGGAAATCTTTGGTTGGCAAAGATTTCCTTTCTGTGGTGAGGGAGAACCTCTccaaagaggaagcaggcataTGAGTGTGCACGCCTTCACATGTGTGTACGCTGTGTGTGCCCGGGACCCCCGTCTCCAGGGGTGCCCCAGACCCAGAGATTAGCCTCCCACTtcagcagagaaaacaaaagcCCTTTGTGGGACCCGAGCCTTTGTCTTGGGAGAGGGGGAGATTTGTACCTAAACACTTCTTGAAAGACACTCAGTTTCACAAGTGAGCCCTCTTGCCCAGCACACACCTATGGCTGGCTGGGCAAGGCGCTCAAGCATGCAACCATGGGCACCAGGCAACACCCCTCCATCACCCATCTCATTCTCCCCAGTCCTCGGGCAGCAGCTCCTCCGCCCCAGGAATCTCTGTTCCTTCTCTGTCTGCCTCTCCACAGCCCGTGATCCCCTGCTTCTGGCTCCTACCACTGGACAGTCATTGTGGATAGAGCAGCCTGCTGCTCTCAGGACCAGAGAAGGGAAATGACTTCTCCAGGCAGAGGCAGATCTGAGTCTAGAACCCAGGCTTCTAAATTTCTAGGCCAGTATGACTGCTCTCAAAAGAGATTAACTGGGATTAAGTGAGATGACGCATGTAAAGGTGCTGTGTAAACTGTAATTCTTAATGCCATTATCACGCATTACTAgaatcatttcattatttctgctTCCTGGGGGAAGGATGCAGAAGGAATCTGATGCTCAACATCCCTTACCTCCTTTCGTTGATGGCCAAAGCAAAGGAGAGTCCTGGGAGCTCGCAAGATCCAAGCAGAAGGAGATGGGTTTGGGGCTGGCTCCAACCTGGCCCAGCCTCTTAACCTCTTCTTACCCTGAATGTGTGCCCTATCTTTTCTCccacctccttcctcccaccaccCAGCCCCAtccattctctccttccctctccagcATGCTGTATAAGTAACATGTGGGTCATACCTTGaaccccccccccgcccccatgcTCTCTGTGGCCTCCATGCCTTCAAGACTTCTGTCTGTATCTATCTCACACTGCACCAAGCACCCACTGTGCACCAGGCACTAAGTCTCTAGCCTCTTTCTCCCTTCTGCTCCCATCCAAGAAAGACAGTGTATAAGGAACATCTCTGTAATTGTGTCCCCTCTCATCTATgctctttcctgtcttccttgaCCAAAGCTTTCTTTGAGGTCCAAAAAAGGCTGCCCTGGGCCATACGTGCTATGGAGAGGACTCTCCCAAACCCCCAGTAGCTAGTGACAGCCACTTGGCCTCACTACCAGAAGAAGGATGGAGTCAGAAACCAAAGTGACCTCCAGAGCTGTCCTCCTGGAATCTGAGTGTCCTTGCTCTAGAGGTTCAAAGGCAGCaaggcagtgagctatgagcccAGCATGGATGTGTCTCAGGCACCTCATCCCCACCCTACCTCGCCCCAACAAACTCCTCTAGAAGAAGCCAAGAATTTCTCTCTATGTCTGTTTCACTTCTTGGATTGCATCTCCCCAAAAACTAAATGTGAAATCCTTACCATTTCTAGCCTctattgcccagattggagtcAGAAGTCAAAAAAGGATTCCAAGTGATGGAACTCCAGGGGTGGAGGGAAATTGGCAGTTCCTGGCATCTCTTGTGTACCAGCTGCTGTGCTGGATGCCTTGCATGCACGGGCTCATCTAATCTTCCTCAAACTTCAGATAGGTTAAGGAAGGACAAAGGCCCCCAGCCATGAAGGGTTTTGCTATTTCCAAAGCTTCCCCTTATCGTCCCCTGTGATTGTCTCCCAACCCTGTGACAAAGGTAGAGCAAATATTGTTCTTCCCATTTTACCGATTCAGAAACCAAGGCTAAGGGACTGGTCTAAAGTCTCACAGGTAGTACATAGTGAAGCCAAGACTTGAACTCAGAGCTTTTTATACAAAATCCCATGATTTTTCCACTGAGACAAATCCTAGGCTCCTGGGAGGCCCTGGCAGAAGCCAGAACACATGGCTGGGCCTTTCCAGTCCAACCCACTGTCTTGCAGTGGACGGACAGCCTTGGCGAGGGCAGCAGGGTAGAGAGGACAAAGAATGTGGGGCTGGTTTCTGCCCTTTAAGAGCACCCGGTCAGTCAGAGAACAGAGATCACACACACCAAACCAGACAGAGGCAGGGCGGCATGGAGACAGGTAGACAGACCTCCAGGTCCCCAAGCTGGggacagagaaggttctgagctGTCCCATATTCCCACTTCTTGCCAAATGACTTTGCACCTGCAAATGGTGCTTCAATGTTGTTTTGTATCTTTAAGCTGTGatgttgtatatatacaatgCCTCCCAGCTAGACTGTAAGCCCTTTGGGGACAGGGCTGCTTCCAGTTCTTGGATGGCATTCTCCTATCTACCTTCCTTCAACTGCTCTGCatataataagcactcaataaatgctcatTTGCCAATAAGTACTGTTTCTTCCACAACTTGGCAGTGGTCAATAGAAATACAGTCCAAGGTACCAGAAGACAGGCGGAGCTCCCTACCATTTCTACCCCAGCCCTCAACTTCTCCCAGGGAACTCAGAAGTCCCCATAtcaggagaggaagggaagagctCTCCCTAAGATATTCAAATTCCCCCTGTCACAAATGGGGAGACCCATCACTCAGCTCAGAAAGGTCCCGGGCATTCCTCTGGAGCTGCCAGGGCAGGGCCTGAGTGCTTGGGCAAAGAGAATTCCAAGACATAACAGGAGTTTATTGTGATGACTTGAGGACAGAGGGACTCTAGTGGTTAGAGAGATGGAAGAGCCTAAGACACAGGCCTAGGAAACAGAATCAGCTGCCCCGTGTGAGTAACCTTGACAGATGAAGTCACCTTTTTTGGCCTCACCAGGCCCACTCCTGGTGACCAAGTGTGTGGCGACCTGTGATTCCCATCTCAGGTCACTGTGTGACCCTAGGCAAGTGACCTCTGAGTCTGGGTTTCTTCATGGGTAGCTTGGAATCAAATCACACAGTGGAGGCCAATTATAATCTCTAACTTTGTAGATTATATTCTGAATCTCTAAAACGGCAAGAACAAGGTCTTGGCCTTTACAGTCCCTCATTAGTTCAAATCTTCAGGTCGGAGCTTCCCCTGGCAGCCCAGCCTCTTGTGAGCACTTGTGAGTCCTTTCATTCTGAAATGCTGGAGTTTGAGACCTCTGGACTGTGAAGACAGTGCCTGGGGAGAAAGGATGAGAAAGCAAGTGGAAGGGTGCGAACTGGAGGCAAGTTCAGCAGCAAAGGAGCCTGGCCCCCAATGGCCTCTGGGGTCATCAGGGTCATTGTCCAGCCCAAGTCCCAGGCCCAGAAGAAAATCCTGCATACAACTGGCATGATTGGCTGGGGACAGAGCGCTGAGACCCACGGAAGAAAGGACAGACTGACCTCCGGCCTTAAGAGGAGAGATTTGGGGGAGGAGCTGCTCCAGCAGGAAATGCCACAGCTGGGCAGGAACAATAGAGGGGTTTCTTTAGCCCTTGTTTTCTTTGGCATCTTAGCTGCCACAGAGCCCAGAGCCCGCTCCTCCAAGTCCTTAGCATTCCTGCAGGCTCCTCCCCTCAGCCTTGCCTGACAAACTGACAGGGGAGGCACCTGTTCTCTACTTCCTCTGCACCCTCCCGCTGGACTCTTCCCCCAAGCTTAGCACCACACTAAACCCTCAAGGGGCTTTTAAAATTAACAGTCACAACGTAAGGAGACTTTACTGAGCcttattctgtgccaggcactgtgctaagggcTTCTCTAACACACATGGGGATGGGAGTCTTTAATGCAGCTCCTCTCCCGGGATCCTGGGGGTGGGTCCTCCCCCTCTAAGCCCTAGAGAGCCTTCCAGCCTCATTCTCCACATGTCCGACCTGGAGTgagtgggaagagggagggggTGGTATGCGAGGAGGCAGCAGGTCACAAAGGGGTTACAAGCTCAGAGGGAAGGGGGATGGGAACTGGAAGAAAGTGTCACCCAGACCAGGAGTAGAAGAACTTGACTTTGGGGAGACTGAAAAAGACCACAtgtaagagagagagacatggaaaATGAGGTAGAAacagacagaaacaaagaaaagcacaaaaattaagaGCCAGAGGAAAGGTGAAAATAGCCAGGAGACAGAAACTGCAGGATGAGAGAAATGaatagagacagagagattaagacagcaaaaggcaagaaggaaaaacagaaaatgagaaggtgtgagagagagatggagaggtgGAGAACAGAGAGACTGAAATGAGAAAGAGACCTCTCGGAGAGAGACCGAGAGGAAGAGGCTGGCAGAGGGAGAGGGTCAGAGACCAAAGACAGTGACAAAAAGAGAAATACGGTTTTGCAAAGACTGACTGACAGAAACAGATTTCGAGGGGGAGAGAGACCAAGACCCAGTGAGGGTTTGAAGGAGACTTAGGGGAGATGGAGGAAGACAAGGAGAGTCTCAGATCCAGGGTGAGGGGCTTCTAGCAGGAAGAGGGGAGACGCCAAGACCGCGCTTGGGAGGTCAGTGGTGCGTCTCtaccctccctgctcccccactCCAACTCCCAGAGTCTCAAGGCCTCGCGTCACACCCCCCTCCCGTCCCCTCGACAAGGGGAACCCCGGCCTGGGAGAGAGCGCCTTCGGGGTCCGTTGCCTAGTCCAGGTACTGCCCAGCTACCGGGCGTCGAGGATTGCGAAGCGTCGGGGCAGACTGGCACGGTGCCCACTTTTCCCAAAATGCCAGCCTTCCAAGCCCAGAAGCTCGCCCGGCCCGGGCCGGGAGCTGCCCACGTCGGACGGCCGGACCGCCCTGCAGGACCCAGCCCGGCCGCCCGCCCCCGCCGCCGGCGGTGAGGGAGGTGAGCGGCGCCGACCTGCGGGACGAGCATCACTCCGACCCAGCCGGGGGTGAGGCGGGTCAGGATGCTCCGGTcgcaggaggaaaaggaggagctgGACCAAAAGCCCgaagagaagaaaaggggaaGGCCGCGCGCGGAGCGCGGTAAAGGCCGGCGGAGCTAGACGCCCCGAGGTCGGAGTGAAGCGCCGGGACCGAGCCCCGTCTCCCAGGGAGTCCGGGGCGCACGGCACCGAGGAGAGCGCGGGAGCCAACCTGGGCGCATCATGCGCAGGGCCCGGGACGCTGGGCCGGTCTACACCGCCGCCTGGGTCACGTGGCCCGGACGGGCAGGCGGCTgccccggccggggggcggggGTCGCGCCGGGGCTGCGCTGGGCGACGGGGAGCGGCGGGTCCGCAGCGGCCTTGAGCCTCCCAACCCGCGCGCCGCGCTGGCCCCCGAGCGTAGGAGCCGCCCCCTGCCCCCCCGCGCCGGCCccgcgcccggccgcccgcccccTATATAGCGCGCCCCAGCAGGGCCCGCGCCAGGCCGCCAGCCTCGGAGTGGGCGCGGGACAGTGCGCGGCGCCCCGCAGCCaggcccccgcccccgccgcctcCACCTCCTCCGCCGCCTGCGACCCAACGGGCGCCCCCCGCCGCGGCAGCTGCCGCCGGGCCCCCGCGGCCACCATGAAGAAGGAGGTGTGCTCCGTGGCCTTCCTCAAGGCCGTGTTCGCCGAGTTCTTGGCCACCCTCATCTTCGTCTTCTTCGGCCTGGGCTCGGCCCTCAAGTGGCCGTCGGCGCTGCCTACCATCCTGCAGATCGCGCTGGCGTTTGGCCTGGCCATAGGCACGCTGGCCCAGGCCCTGGGACCCGTGAGCGGCGGCCACATCAACCCCGCCATCACCCTGGCCCTCTTGGTGGGCAACCAGATCTCGCTGCTCCGGGCTTTCTTCTACGTGGCGGCCCAGCTGGTGGGCGCCATTGCCGGGGCCGGCATCCTCTACGGTGTGGCACCGCTCAATGCCCGGGGCAATCTGGCCGTCAATGCGGTGAGTGCCCCGGGGGGGGGGGAGGGTGGGAGCCTCGACCCTGGGGTGGGCTCAGGACCAGGCCTCTTACCCCACCTGGAAAAAAGGGGTGCCGCAGAGTGGGCCAGCCCACACCCTTCACCAGGAAGGCAAGAACCTCCCAAGGCCAGGAAGGCAACTCTCCAGGCTGATGTGTGCCCCCTGCCCGCCCacctcctctgccctccactcaTGCTGGCCCACCCTGGTATCTTCAATGCCTGCTGCCCCTCCTCTCCTGCCGgaaacttctgcctcctcctGTCTCACCTTTGAGCTCCACCTTCCTCCTGCGCCCCTCACCTCTCCTATCTCCTCAGTGGAGCGGCTGAGTAGAACCACCAGAGAAAAGCGGGCTGTCATCCCGGCTTTGGGTGACCCTGGCCTGTCTGTGCTTCATTGTTCTCAGCCCCTCCATGGGGATGGTCGTGTCTGCCACAGCAGTTGTCAAGGGGCTCACATTTAGAAACCGTAGATAGGAACCCCCTAATGTGGGGCCAGTGCAGAGCAGTTTCTGTTGAGTATTGGTTCCCGCTTTCCCCAACCTGTGCTCCTCCCCTCAACCCCgcacccctgcctccctcccacctcccgcAGCCCCAGAGTCAGCCCCCAACCCCATGCAAACTGAGTTCATTAATCAAGCACAGAGGAGGATTTGCTCGGCCATTGTCAAACTGTGAGTCAGCCGCACTGGAGAGACGGGTTTAAGGCTGGCACTGGCATGGGGCCAGGCACGGGCAGGAGGCCGGGATGGGGTGTGAGGCAGGCAAACCGGGCAGCTGCCCACAGGATGGAGGGTAAATGCCAGCTTATGGGGGCTGGGGGTTGGGCAGAGCCATTGATAGGACTGTGTCCAGGAAAAGCTACCCTGACACTCTGCCCTTTGGCCACAGGCCTGAGCTTCAAGCCTGTGCAAACTGTGAAATGTATAGTGTCTTTAACAAATGGCTTCGCTGGGGTGATGTCCACAGGGCTTGGCTTCCAGGTGCCAAGGTGCTCTAAGTGTCCCTGGAGGCCAAAAGCCCTTCTCCCCAAGCCCCTGGCTATACAGCCAGAAGGTGGCTGGGGTCCTAACCCGCTATCCCCTTGCAGCTCAACAACAACACAACGCAAGGCCAGGCCATGGTGGTGGAGCTGATTCTGACCTTCCAGCTGGCACTCTGCATCTTCGCCTCCACTGACTCCCGCCGCACCAGCCCTGTGGGCTCCCCAGCCCTGTCCATTGGCCTGTCTGTCACCCTGGGCCACCTTGTCGGAGTGAGCAGTACTAACATTgggctggggtgagggtggggcagGCACTCAAGGCAAATAATGGAGCCCTGGAGCGGAGCCCACTTCAGATTGATGAGTCCAGCAGAGTTTAAGGCCTGGATTCAGGGCTCCTGGACTCTGGCCCTACTGGGCCCCAGAATTGATCCCCCAAAACCTCTGGGCTGAGGAAAGATGGGAGTAAGTAGGAGGTGGGATGGGACAGGAATCAAACCCAACCTCAGagcagagaagagaggagggtGTAGTTAAGGGTCCATGGTTAACCGAGCAGCTGGGATCCTTGGAGGGAGAGGTTGCCAGCCTGAGTTTGAGACCTGGCTGAGCCCCTGGACTGCAGTGTAACCTTGGGAGAGTCCAGGTTCTGTGGGAGTGGACCAGGATGTTGCCTTTCTCTCCACCGCCCTGTCTCTATCCAGATCTACTTCACTGGCTGCTCCATGAACCCAGCCCGCTCTTTTGGCCCTGCCGTGGTCATGAATCGGTTCAGCCCCGCTCACTGGGTGAGTCCGTCCCTTCCCCTGGCTCCCTGGAGATGAGGGCCTGGAGACCCAGCAGTGGCAGCTCAGAGCTCACCAGACCTGGCTTCTGTGGGCCTAGAGCTTGGGGGTGGGCCAGGGAGTGGTGGCTGAGA
This window harbors:
- the AQP2 gene encoding aquaporin-2; the protein is MWELRSIAFSRAVFAEFLATLLFVFFGLGSALNWPQALPSVLQIAMAFGLGIGTLVQALGHISGAHINPAVTVACLVGCHVSFLRATFYVAAQLLGAVAGAALLHEITPADIRGDLAVNALSNSTTAGQAVTVELFLTLQLVLCIFASTDERRGENPSTPALSIGFSVALGHLLGIHYTGCSMNPARSLAPAVVTGKFDDHWVFWIGPLVGAILGSLLYNYVLFPPAKSLSERLAVLKGLEPDTDWEDREVRRRQSVELHSPQSLPRGTKA
- the AQP5 gene encoding aquaporin-5 → MKKEVCSVAFLKAVFAEFLATLIFVFFGLGSALKWPSALPTILQIALAFGLAIGTLAQALGPVSGGHINPAITLALLVGNQISLLRAFFYVAAQLVGAIAGAGILYGVAPLNARGNLAVNALNNNTTQGQAMVVELILTFQLALCIFASTDSRRTSPVGSPALSIGLSVTLGHLVGIYFTGCSMNPARSFGPAVVMNRFSPAHWVFWVGPIVGAVLAAILYFYLLFPNSLSLSERVAIIKGTYEPDEDWEEQREERKKTMELTTH